From the genome of Mastomys coucha isolate ucsf_1 unplaced genomic scaffold, UCSF_Mcou_1 pScaffold6, whole genome shotgun sequence, one region includes:
- the Gpr22 gene encoding G-protein coupled receptor 22 isoform X2: MCFSPALEINMQSESNVTVRDDIDDIDTNMYQPLSYPLSFQVSLTGFLMLEIVLGLGSNLTVLVLYCMKSNLINSVSNIITMNLHVLDVIICVGCIPLTMVVLLLSLDSNTALICCFHEACVSFASVSTAINVFAITLDRYDISVKPANRILTMGRAVMLMTSIWIFSFFSFLIPFIEVNFFSLQRGNTWENKTLLCVSTSEYYTELGMYYHLLVQIPIFFFTVIVMLITYTKILQALNIRIGTRFSTGPKKKARKKKTISLATHETTDMSQSSGGRNVVFGVRTSVSVIIALRRAVKRHRERRERQKRVFKMSLLIISTFLLCWTPISVLNTTILCLGPSDLLVKLRLCFLVMAYGTTIFHPLLYAFTRQKFQKVLKSKMKKRVVSIVEADPMPNNAVIHNSWIDPKRNKKVTYEDSEIREKCLVPQVVTD; this comes from the coding sequence ATGTGTTTTTCTCCTGCTCTGGAAATCAACATGCAGTCTGAATCAAACGTCACAGTGCGAGATGACATTGATGACATCGACACCAATATGTACCAACCACTGTCATATCCACTAAGCTTTCAAGTGTCTCTCACTGGATTTCTCATGTTAGAAATTGTGCTGGGACTTGGCAGCAACCTTACTGTATTGGTACTTTACTGCATGAAATCCAACTTAATCAACTCTGTCAGTAACATCATTACGATGAATCTCCACGTACTTGATGTAATAATCTGTGTGGGATGTATCCCTCTCACTATGGTGGTCCTTCTGCTCTCACTGGACAGTAACACTGCTCTCATCTGCTGTTTCCACGAAGCCTGTGTTTCCTTTGCAAGTGTTTCGACAGCAATCAACGTTTTTGCTATTACTCTGGACAGATATGACATCTCTGTAAAACCCGCAAACAGAATTCTGACAATGGGCAGAGCTGTAATGCTAATGACATCCatttggattttttctttcttctcattcctgATTCCCTTCATTGAAGTAAATTTTTTCAGtcttcaaagaggaaacacatggGAAAACAAGACACTGCTGTGTGTCAGTACGAGTGAGTACTATACTGAGCTCGGGATGTACTATCACCTTCTAGTTCAGATCCCCATCTTCTTCTTCACAGTTATAGTCATGTTGATCACATACACCAAGATACTCCAGGCTCTGAATATCCGCATAGGCACTAGATTTTCAACAGGACCAAAGAAGAAAGCCCGAAAGAAAAAGACAATCTCTCTAGCCACACATGAGACCACAGACATGTCACAAAGCAGTGGTGGGAGGAATGTCGTATTTGGAGTGAGAACTTCAGTTTCTGTAATAATTGCCCTCCGGCGAGCCGTGAAACGCCACCGGGAACGACGAGAAAGGCAGAAAAGAGTCTTCAAAATGTCGTTATTGattatttctacatttcttctCTGTTGGACaccaatttctgttttaaataccACTATTTTATGTTTAGGCCCAAGTGACCTTTTAGTAAAATTAAGATTGTGTTTTCTAGTCATGGCTTATGGAACAACTATATTCCATCCTCTCTTGTATGCATTCACCAGACAAAAATTTCAAAAGGTCTTAAAAAGTAAGATGAAAAAGCGAGTTGTTTCCATAGTTGAAGCTGATCCCATGCCTAATAACGCTGTAATACACAACTCATGGATAGATcctaaaagaaacaagaaggttACCTATGAAGACAGTGAAATAAGAGAGAAATGTTTAGTACCTCAGGTTGTCACAGACTAG
- the Gpr22 gene encoding G-protein coupled receptor 22 isoform X1 encodes MSKLSMTSCINFWKTTMVSQKAHKARANRQNTNCSKRMCFSPALEINMQSESNVTVRDDIDDIDTNMYQPLSYPLSFQVSLTGFLMLEIVLGLGSNLTVLVLYCMKSNLINSVSNIITMNLHVLDVIICVGCIPLTMVVLLLSLDSNTALICCFHEACVSFASVSTAINVFAITLDRYDISVKPANRILTMGRAVMLMTSIWIFSFFSFLIPFIEVNFFSLQRGNTWENKTLLCVSTSEYYTELGMYYHLLVQIPIFFFTVIVMLITYTKILQALNIRIGTRFSTGPKKKARKKKTISLATHETTDMSQSSGGRNVVFGVRTSVSVIIALRRAVKRHRERRERQKRVFKMSLLIISTFLLCWTPISVLNTTILCLGPSDLLVKLRLCFLVMAYGTTIFHPLLYAFTRQKFQKVLKSKMKKRVVSIVEADPMPNNAVIHNSWIDPKRNKKVTYEDSEIREKCLVPQVVTD; translated from the exons atgtcAAAATTGTCAATGACATCATGTATCAATTTCTGGAAAACTACCATGGTGAGCCAAAAGGCCCATAAAGCAAGAGCAAACAG GCAAAACACCAACTGCTCCAAAAGAATGTGTTTTTCTCCTGCTCTGGAAATCAACATGCAGTCTGAATCAAACGTCACAGTGCGAGATGACATTGATGACATCGACACCAATATGTACCAACCACTGTCATATCCACTAAGCTTTCAAGTGTCTCTCACTGGATTTCTCATGTTAGAAATTGTGCTGGGACTTGGCAGCAACCTTACTGTATTGGTACTTTACTGCATGAAATCCAACTTAATCAACTCTGTCAGTAACATCATTACGATGAATCTCCACGTACTTGATGTAATAATCTGTGTGGGATGTATCCCTCTCACTATGGTGGTCCTTCTGCTCTCACTGGACAGTAACACTGCTCTCATCTGCTGTTTCCACGAAGCCTGTGTTTCCTTTGCAAGTGTTTCGACAGCAATCAACGTTTTTGCTATTACTCTGGACAGATATGACATCTCTGTAAAACCCGCAAACAGAATTCTGACAATGGGCAGAGCTGTAATGCTAATGACATCCatttggattttttctttcttctcattcctgATTCCCTTCATTGAAGTAAATTTTTTCAGtcttcaaagaggaaacacatggGAAAACAAGACACTGCTGTGTGTCAGTACGAGTGAGTACTATACTGAGCTCGGGATGTACTATCACCTTCTAGTTCAGATCCCCATCTTCTTCTTCACAGTTATAGTCATGTTGATCACATACACCAAGATACTCCAGGCTCTGAATATCCGCATAGGCACTAGATTTTCAACAGGACCAAAGAAGAAAGCCCGAAAGAAAAAGACAATCTCTCTAGCCACACATGAGACCACAGACATGTCACAAAGCAGTGGTGGGAGGAATGTCGTATTTGGAGTGAGAACTTCAGTTTCTGTAATAATTGCCCTCCGGCGAGCCGTGAAACGCCACCGGGAACGACGAGAAAGGCAGAAAAGAGTCTTCAAAATGTCGTTATTGattatttctacatttcttctCTGTTGGACaccaatttctgttttaaataccACTATTTTATGTTTAGGCCCAAGTGACCTTTTAGTAAAATTAAGATTGTGTTTTCTAGTCATGGCTTATGGAACAACTATATTCCATCCTCTCTTGTATGCATTCACCAGACAAAAATTTCAAAAGGTCTTAAAAAGTAAGATGAAAAAGCGAGTTGTTTCCATAGTTGAAGCTGATCCCATGCCTAATAACGCTGTAATACACAACTCATGGATAGATcctaaaagaaacaagaaggttACCTATGAAGACAGTGAAATAAGAGAGAAATGTTTAGTACCTCAGGTTGTCACAGACTAG